In Nerophis lumbriciformis linkage group LG01, RoL_Nlum_v2.1, whole genome shotgun sequence, the genomic stretch aaaaaaaataccgaaAAAGGTTATTAAGGAGATTATTAGAGTTCTGGTGTTTCTGTATTTAATGGAGTCATTAAATTGGGGCGTAGCGAATTTATGTAGATATTTAGACATCAGAcagcattttaaaataaaaaaactaataataccTTAATTGATTATAATTAGAGAGAATATTACAGTGATCATCAATGTTTTGGTAGAGCGACTGTGTTGGTTGAGACCAGCAAGTTATACAATAACTTAGGTGAGAAAAGAAGCCTACAACAGAGAAACATCATGACTGACATCAGTCtcatttgattaaaatgacatataTTGTATTTTACTGTCTTGTACACCTTGTTTCTAAAAGAAAGAACTGAGTGGTCCATATCTACCTTGTTTGTCCGTAGTAACAAAGGATAACCATACATATTGAACTAGAAGGATTGTCAGTAGAGTCCACCCTTTAGAAGGTTTGTTAAGGCTTAGCAACATGCCCCTCAACCCATAATCCTTCTATGGCCACACCTGTACAACAAAGTATAAAGACCCTAGACTGAACAAAGCAGGACATCAGTCTTCAAAGAGTCTCTCAACAGCAGAACTCCACAAGAACCAAGCTGAAAATGAGTCCCTTCGCCAGTCTGCTGATGCTCTTCATGCTGGGCCTCACTCAGGCTTATCAGGACATGTATGAAGAAATCCCAGGAGACGACGAGGAGACTATTGACATTACCACCGCAATTCTGAGCACCAACAATGGCACAAGTGAGTTACTAATGGAAGGGGACATGCTGCTTCCCAATAACAGAAATGCCCTGAAGTGCTATTCCAATAGCTGCCTGTGGAAGAAATCCTCCAACGGCTTGGTGACTATCCCCTATATCATTAGTCCTCAATTCAGCGGCATGGAGAGGCAGAAGATTGAGAAGGCGATTAAGTCTTTCCACGGCAGGTCCTGCATCCGCTTCGTCCCTCGGCGCAATGAATACGACTTCATCAGCGTTGAGAACAAAGGTGGCTGCTTCGCAGCTCTGGGCAGACAGGGAGGGATGCAGGTGGTGTCACTCAACCGTCAAGGCTGCATCTACCACGGCATCATCCAGCATGAGTTCCTTCATGCTCTGGGCTTCCAGCACGAGCAGACCAGAAGCGACCGTGACAACTATGTCAGAATCATCTGGGACAACATCGACTCGGAGATGGCCTTCAACTTCTACAAGCAAGACACCAACAACATGAACACCCCCTATGACTACTCCTCCATCATGCACTATGGGAAAACAGCTTTTACCGTCAATGGGAGAGACACCATCGTACCCAATTCTGGCGCCAAAATCGGCCAGAGGCAGGGCATGTCCAGAGGTGACGTCGCAAGGATCAACATACTTTATGGCTGCTAATAACACTTTCGACCTCTTTAGTGTCAAAGTTATTGTTCAGCAAAATGATCATCATGACGAATGCAACAAATTTGCTTGCTCTTTATTCCTTCAAAATCAGTTTGTCCAGTAGTGTTCTTGATGTATACAGTACAATAAAACCATAGCAAATTGACCCATCCTGCGTCTTTTATGCTTTCTACATAATAAAAAGGTTTGTTGgtggtaaaataaaaacaaatgtttgtcatcttgggaaattgtgttagatgtaaatataaacggaatacaatgatttgcaaatccttttcaacccatatgcagttgaatgcactacaaagacaagatatttgatgttcaaactcataaactttatttttttttgcaaataataattaacttagaatttcatggctgcaacacatgccaaagtagttgggaaagggcatgttcaccactgtgttacatggcctttccttttaacaacactcagtaaacgtttgggaactgaggagacacattttttaagcttctcaggtggaatactttcccattcttgcttgatgtacagcttaaattgttcaacagtccgggggtctccgttgtggtattttaggcttcataatgcgccacacatttttaatgggagacaggtcttgactacaggcaggccagtctagtacccgcactcttttactatgaagccacgttgatgtaacacgtggcttggcattgtcttgctgaaataagcaggggcgtccatggtaacgttgcttggatggcaacatatgttgctccaaaagctgtatgtacctttcagcattaatggcgccttcacagatgtgtaagttacccatatcttggacactaatacacccccataccatcactgatgctggcttttcaactttgcgcctaaaacaatccggatggttcttttcctctttgttccggaggacacgacgtccacagtttccaaaaacaaattgaaatgtggactcgtcagaccacagaacacttttccactttgtatcagtccgtcttagatgagccccagcgaagccaacggcgtttctgggtgttgttgataaacggttttcgccttgcataagagagttttaacttgcacttacagatgtagcgaccaaccgtagttactgacagtgggtttttgaagtgttcctgagctcatgtggtgatatcctttacacactgatgtcgcttgttgatgcagtacagcctgagggatcgaaggtcacgggcttacctgcttacgtgcagtgatttctccagattctctgaaccctttgatgatattacggagcgtagatggtgaaatccctaaattccttgcaatggctggttgagaaaggtttttcttaaactgttcaacaatttgctcacgcatttgttgacaaagtggtgaccctcgccccatccttgtttgtgaatgactgagcatttcatggaatctacttttatacccaatcatggcacccacctgttcccaatttgcctgttcacctgtgggatgttccaaataagtgttgatgagcattcctcaactttatcagtatttattgccacctttcccaacttctttgtcacgtgttgctggcatcaaattctaaagttaatgattatttgccaaaaaaaaccaaatgtttatcagtttgaacatcaaatatgttgtctttgtagcatattcaactgaatatgagttgaaaatgatttgcaaatcattgcattccgtttatatttacatctaacacaatttcccaactcatatggaaa encodes the following:
- the LOC133615895 gene encoding high choriolytic enzyme 1-like, whose protein sequence is MSPFASLLMLFMLGLTQAYQDMYEEIPGDDEETIDITTAILSTNNGTSELLMEGDMLLPNNRNALKCYSNSCLWKKSSNGLVTIPYIISPQFSGMERQKIEKAIKSFHGRSCIRFVPRRNEYDFISVENKGGCFAALGRQGGMQVVSLNRQGCIYHGIIQHEFLHALGFQHEQTRSDRDNYVRIIWDNIDSEMAFNFYKQDTNNMNTPYDYSSIMHYGKTAFTVNGRDTIVPNSGAKIGQRQGMSRGDVARINILYGC